One region of Polypterus senegalus isolate Bchr_013 chromosome 11, ASM1683550v1, whole genome shotgun sequence genomic DNA includes:
- the LOC120538582 gene encoding cilia- and flagella-associated protein 251-like: protein MGEIEEDLSRRHCSTSRGDGESCQAEQQDESSESTTTTVDNVQNSKQCCTVEESYTYLIPKENEQKDDGQGEIMEEEHTEDSSLFSHKSPELLKQQGSAEAYGKPRYELGNFSKDEMMLASEESESSRSRHCPQVLHLVEEAELEKNIQGQKMNQLVADQKGDGNGTSEEEKSLSEKEEPQTSNSQQEGEESDKEEYEGGEGNEEDSEPEESEEDDEREQMEEDESENQDKEEEEEEGGGCGQENNRKKDGDKEDDQSEQSKNTDSEDEIVIRPQTRY, encoded by the coding sequence ATGGGAGAGATTGAAGAGGATTTATCAAGAAGGCACTGTTCTACTAGCAGAGGGGATGGAGAAAGCTGTCAAGCTGAACAGCAGGATGAGTCATCTGAATCGACTACTACCACTGTAGATAACGTACAAAACTCAAAGCAGTGTTGTACTGTGGAAGAATCTTATACCTATCTCATACCCAAAGAAAATGAGCAAAAAGATGATGGACAGGGTGAGATAATGGAGGAGGAACATACAGAAGACTCCAGCTTATTTAGCCATAAATCACCAGAGTTATTAAAACAGCAGGGATCTGCAGAAGCATATGGGAAGCCAAGATATGAATTAGGAAATTTTAGCAAGGATGAAATGATGTTAGCAAGTGAGGAATCTGAAAGTAGCAGAAGTAGACACTGTCCTCAGGTCCTGCACCTGGTTGAAGAAGCAGAACTGGAAAAAAACATTCAAGGACAGAAAATGAACCAGCTTGTGGCTGACCAAAAAGGGGATGGCAATGGCACAAGTGAAGAAGAGAAGTCATTGTCTGAGAAAGAAGAGCCACAGACAAGCAATAGTCAACAAGAAGGAGAGGAGAGTGACAAAGAAGAGTATGAAGGTGGAGAAGGGAATGAAGAAGACAGTGAACCTGAAGAATCTGAAGAGGATGATGAAAGAGAACAAATGGAAGAGGATGAGTCAGAAAATCAAGataaggaggaagaggaagaagaagggggTGGTTGTGGACAAGAGAACAATAGAAAAAAGGATGGAGATAAAGAGGATGATCAATCAGAACAGAGTAAGAACACAGACTCAGAGGATGAAATTGTTATACGGCCACAAACCAGGTACTAA